In one uncultured Devosia sp. genomic region, the following are encoded:
- a CDS encoding TRAP transporter small permease subunit, which translates to MSIALRFTRSVDAFSRWVGLIAVWLVLFSALVCAFNAIFRYSVAAMISLERSVGGGVFGGMVWIYTHYSNVLSESVWYMFGGMVMLGGAWTLKMNEHVRVDLLYGAVSERARTWIDLLGGLFFLMPLCILLIYFTWPWFLQAWNQNIYSNAAGGLPRWPVRLMLPVGFAVLMLQGIAEIIKCVLALTTSYVREFAYEKPVQ; encoded by the coding sequence GTGTCAATTGCCTTGCGCTTTACGCGCAGTGTCGACGCGTTCAGCCGCTGGGTTGGCCTGATCGCCGTCTGGCTGGTGCTGTTCTCGGCGCTGGTCTGCGCCTTCAACGCCATTTTCCGCTATTCCGTCGCCGCGATGATCTCGCTGGAGCGCTCCGTGGGCGGCGGGGTGTTTGGCGGCATGGTGTGGATCTACACGCATTACTCGAACGTGCTGTCGGAATCGGTCTGGTACATGTTCGGCGGCATGGTGATGCTGGGCGGCGCCTGGACGCTCAAGATGAACGAGCATGTGCGGGTCGACCTGCTCTATGGGGCGGTCAGCGAGCGCGCGCGGACCTGGATTGACCTGTTGGGCGGGCTGTTTTTCCTGATGCCGCTTTGCATCCTGCTGATCTACTTCACCTGGCCGTGGTTTTTGCAGGCCTGGAACCAGAACATCTATTCCAACGCCGCAGGCGGGCTGCCGCGCTGGCCGGTGCGGCTGATGCTGCCGGTGGGCTTTGCCGTGCTGATGCTGCAGGGGATTGCCGAGATCATCAAATGCGTGCTGGCACTGACCACCAGTTACGTCCGCGAATTCGCCTATGAGAAGCCCGTGCAATGA
- a CDS encoding TRAP transporter large permease subunit → MIDLIRENMAPILFGGLVVFLLIGYPAAFSLAAVGLFGGLAAIELGLIGPQFLGNLTYQLYGVLSNELLLAIPFFTLMGVILEKSGLAEDLLEGFGQLFGGVRGGLSYAVIIVGAILGAITGTVAASVIAMGLISLPVMMRYGYNIRHATGVIAASGTITQLIPPSLVLIVLADQLQRSPGEMYIGATGASIVQVLLFMGWVFILSIIRPQDVPALPPEARTLRGWPLWKTIIRGTVPSLALIFIVLGTILLGLVTPTEAGAMGVVGALLLAWINGRLSWAVTWGGMVSTMRLTAMVVFILLGARVFTLVFQGVGGGHWIEHLLSNLPGGVVGFLIFVNIFVFILAFFLDFFEIAFIVIPLLAPVAESMGINLVWFGVMICANMQTSFMHPPFGFALFYLRGIVPRDKVKTTDIYMGAIPWLVLQLILVGLLIAFPQLVTFFLDEGPAVDLTTVEIVLPPVGGGEVTQPSFTAPPPPSFGTPPAPSFETPPAPSFN, encoded by the coding sequence ATGATTGATCTCATCCGCGAGAATATGGCGCCGATCCTGTTCGGAGGGCTCGTCGTCTTCCTGCTGATCGGTTATCCGGCGGCGTTTTCGCTGGCGGCAGTGGGGCTGTTTGGCGGGCTGGCGGCGATCGAGCTGGGGCTGATCGGGCCGCAGTTCCTGGGGAACCTGACCTATCAACTCTATGGCGTGCTCAGCAACGAGCTGTTGCTGGCCATTCCCTTTTTCACGCTGATGGGGGTGATCCTCGAAAAGAGCGGGCTGGCGGAGGACTTGCTGGAGGGTTTTGGCCAATTGTTCGGCGGGGTGCGCGGAGGGCTATCCTATGCCGTGATCATCGTCGGCGCGATCCTGGGGGCGATTACCGGAACGGTGGCGGCGTCGGTGATCGCCATGGGGCTGATCTCGCTGCCGGTGATGATGCGCTATGGCTACAATATCCGCCATGCGACGGGGGTGATCGCGGCCTCGGGCACGATCACCCAGCTCATTCCGCCGTCGCTGGTGCTGATCGTTTTGGCTGATCAGCTGCAGCGGTCGCCGGGAGAAATGTATATCGGGGCTACCGGGGCATCGATCGTCCAGGTGCTGCTGTTCATGGGCTGGGTGTTCATTCTTTCGATCATCCGCCCGCAGGATGTGCCGGCACTGCCGCCCGAGGCGCGGACGCTGCGGGGCTGGCCGCTGTGGAAGACCATCATCCGCGGCACTGTGCCGTCGCTGGCGCTGATCTTTATCGTGTTGGGGACGATCCTCCTGGGTCTGGTGACGCCGACGGAAGCGGGGGCGATGGGCGTTGTCGGGGCGCTGCTGCTGGCCTGGATCAATGGGCGGCTGAGCTGGGCGGTGACCTGGGGCGGCATGGTGTCGACCATGCGGCTGACGGCCATGGTGGTTTTCATCCTGCTCGGGGCGCGGGTGTTCACGCTGGTTTTTCAGGGCGTGGGTGGCGGGCACTGGATAGAGCATCTGCTCTCGAACCTGCCGGGCGGGGTGGTCGGCTTCCTGATCTTCGTCAATATCTTCGTCTTTATCCTCGCCTTCTTCCTCGACTTCTTCGAAATCGCCTTCATCGTCATCCCGCTGCTGGCGCCGGTGGCCGAGAGCATGGGGATCAACCTCGTGTGGTTTGGCGTCATGATCTGCGCCAATATGCAGACCAGTTTCATGCATCCGCCGTTCGGCTTTGCGCTGTTTTACCTGCGGGGCATCGTGCCGCGCGACAAGGTCAAGACGACGGATATCTATATGGGGGCGATCCCATGGCTGGTGCTGCAGCTGATCCTGGTCGGTCTGCTCATCGCCTTTCCGCAGCTGGTGACGTTTTTCCTCGACGAAGGGCCGGCGGTGGATTTGACCACGGTGGAGATCGTCCTGCCGCCGGTGGGTGGCGGTGAGGTGACGCAGCCGAGCTTTACCGCGCCACCGCCGCCCAGCTTTGGGACGCCGCCCGCGCCGAGTTTTGAGACACCTCCGGCGCCAAGTTTTAATTGA
- a CDS encoding endonuclease domain-containing protein — protein MRSPDFIRERAKTARRGMTGPERVLWALLRRNQRGLHFRRQHPIGPFILDFYCATARLCVEIDGPSHDDRADYDQRRTAWLGREGIRVLRFTVDEVELRSAVVLDAIVQAAPPFHRLTAVPLPRRRGRIPD, from the coding sequence GTGCGGTCGCCGGATTTCATACGTGAGAGGGCGAAGACGGCCCGACGCGGAATGACTGGACCAGAGCGTGTGCTGTGGGCCCTGCTCCGACGCAATCAAAGAGGATTGCACTTCCGCCGTCAGCACCCAATTGGCCCGTTCATCCTAGACTTCTATTGCGCGACCGCGAGGCTTTGCGTCGAGATTGATGGACCATCGCATGACGACCGCGCTGATTATGACCAGCGTCGGACGGCGTGGCTTGGTCGGGAGGGTATTCGTGTGCTGCGTTTCACCGTGGATGAAGTGGAGCTTCGGTCGGCGGTTGTCCTGGATGCGATTGTGCAAGCGGCTCCCCCCTTCCACCGCCTGACGGCGGTTCCCCTCCCCCGCAGGCGGGGGAGGATTCCTGACTGA
- a CDS encoding TRAP transporter substrate-binding protein → MDRRKFFTKASAVGAGAVAATTGLAMPAIAQSQPKISWRLASSFPPGLDTIYGGGETLAKYVSEASDGNFTIDVFAAGELVPAFEVVDPVSEGTIEMAHTVGYYFSGKDVAWAAMAAIPFSLNARGMSAWYYYGGGLDITNAFLADYNIVGFPCGNTAAQMGGWFRKEINTVADLQGLKMRVGFAGTILTKLGVIPQTLPGGEIYNALEKGTIDAAEWVGPYDDEKLGFQKVAPYYYYPGWWEGGPTVHALINKAKFEELPASYQSLLKIACQATSADMLAKYDYVNPTAIKKLVAAGAQLRPFSPEIMEASFEAANETYAELSQSSPHFKTIWDSILAFRKDHYLWNQIAELNYDAFMQSQQRANKL, encoded by the coding sequence TTGGATCGTCGCAAGTTCTTTACCAAGGCCAGTGCCGTGGGCGCTGGCGCCGTTGCTGCTACAACTGGCCTCGCCATGCCGGCCATTGCCCAGTCACAGCCCAAGATTTCCTGGCGCCTTGCCAGTTCGTTCCCGCCCGGTCTCGACACCATCTACGGCGGCGGCGAAACCCTGGCAAAATATGTCAGCGAAGCCTCCGATGGCAATTTCACCATCGATGTGTTTGCCGCCGGCGAATTGGTCCCGGCCTTCGAAGTTGTCGATCCGGTCTCAGAAGGCACGATCGAAATGGCGCATACCGTGGGCTATTACTTCTCCGGCAAGGACGTCGCCTGGGCCGCCATGGCCGCCATTCCCTTCTCGCTCAATGCCCGCGGCATGAGCGCCTGGTACTATTACGGCGGCGGTCTCGACATCACCAATGCCTTCCTCGCCGACTACAACATCGTCGGCTTCCCCTGCGGCAATACCGCGGCGCAGATGGGCGGCTGGTTCCGCAAGGAGATCAACACCGTCGCCGACCTGCAGGGCCTCAAGATGCGCGTCGGCTTCGCCGGCACCATCCTCACCAAGCTCGGCGTCATCCCCCAGACCCTGCCCGGCGGCGAAATCTACAATGCGCTGGAAAAGGGCACCATCGACGCCGCCGAATGGGTCGGCCCCTACGACGACGAAAAGCTCGGCTTCCAGAAGGTCGCGCCCTATTACTATTACCCCGGCTGGTGGGAGGGCGGCCCGACCGTCCACGCCCTGATCAACAAGGCCAAGTTCGAGGAACTGCCGGCCAGCTATCAGTCGCTGCTGAAAATTGCCTGCCAGGCCACCAGCGCCGACATGCTGGCAAAATATGACTACGTGAACCCCACCGCCATCAAGAAGCTCGTCGCCGCCGGCGCCCAGCTTCGCCCCTTCAGCCCGGAAATCATGGAGGCCAGCTTCGAGGCGGCCAACGAAACCTATGCCGAGCTGAGCCAATCCAGCCCGCATTTCAAGACCATCTGGGATTCCATCCTCGCCTTCCGCAAGGACCACTATCTCTGGAACCAGATCGCCGAACTCAATTACGACGCCTTCATGCAAAGCCAGCAGAGGGCGAACAAGCTTTAG
- a CDS encoding carbohydrate kinase, with the protein MFVVGGESLIDLVPAKPGPAAERQPVAGGSPFNCAIALSKLGNETGFLCPISTDNYGDMLLGPLAEASVRVLVEKRVDAPTTKAIVTFNGKMQASYQFERGAERAFTRESLVAALPGSTTVLQLGGFVPIETVDAEAWTGVAQKAIAGGAVLTMDINVRPLLVDDAAAYRRQLSALLDLAHVIKLSDEDHEWLEPEMSIEDHARALLAKPNCELVIVTLGEEGSLAFTAATQARAAMFSPPVFVDTVGAGDSLMAGTLTWLGEHGALRAGRLSTLGADELEQMLRFGAVVAGINCGRKGCQPPTRQEVDAVLGK; encoded by the coding sequence ATGTTCGTGGTGGGTGGAGAGAGCTTGATTGATCTGGTGCCGGCCAAGCCGGGTCCGGCTGCAGAGCGGCAGCCGGTTGCCGGAGGTTCGCCGTTCAATTGCGCGATTGCGCTCTCCAAGCTGGGCAACGAAACCGGTTTCCTCTGCCCGATCAGCACGGACAATTATGGCGACATGCTGCTGGGGCCATTGGCCGAGGCGAGCGTGCGGGTGCTGGTGGAAAAGCGCGTCGATGCGCCGACGACCAAGGCCATCGTGACCTTCAACGGCAAGATGCAGGCGAGCTATCAGTTCGAGCGCGGGGCGGAACGGGCGTTTACGCGCGAAAGCCTCGTGGCGGCACTGCCGGGCAGCACAACTGTGTTGCAACTGGGCGGCTTCGTGCCGATCGAGACGGTGGATGCCGAGGCCTGGACGGGAGTGGCGCAGAAGGCGATCGCCGGTGGTGCCGTGTTGACCATGGATATCAATGTGCGTCCGCTGCTGGTTGATGACGCAGCCGCCTATCGCCGCCAGCTGTCGGCCCTGCTGGACCTGGCGCATGTCATCAAGCTGTCGGACGAGGACCACGAGTGGCTTGAGCCGGAGATGTCGATCGAGGATCATGCCAGGGCTTTGCTGGCCAAGCCAAATTGCGAACTGGTGATCGTGACGCTGGGCGAGGAAGGCTCGCTGGCGTTTACGGCGGCGACGCAGGCCAGGGCCGCGATGTTTTCGCCGCCGGTGTTTGTCGATACGGTGGGCGCCGGCGATAGCCTGATGGCGGGTACGCTGACCTGGCTGGGCGAGCACGGAGCGCTCCGGGCCGGGCGGCTGAGCACCTTGGGTGCGGATGAGCTTGAGCAGATGCTGCGCTTTGGTGCGGTGGTGGCGGGGATCAATTGCGGCCGCAAGGGCTGCCAGCCGCCAACGCGCCAGGAAGTGGATGCCGTACTCGGGAAATAA
- a CDS encoding cytochrome c — MRRGLVILGVLAVAAVGAGVYFLKPVNGPARDLTLVGDVARGDYLMRLGGCVACHTDVANGKAFLSGGAGLETQFGTFVPPNITSDPEAGIGRWTVAQFSDAMSNGMGPQGHLYPAFPYENYTMMSDQEIVDLYAALMATESVSEPAAESQVPFPFNVRLMMAGWKNLFFKPERFVPEEGRSESYNRGKYLALGPAHCVACHTPRNALGALEWDKAMTGSPGGTGGRAPAITRQALLDDGYDEATLAQTLMDGFTPNFDVLGGPMGEVIADSTSLWTDEDRAALAEYLLAE; from the coding sequence ATGCGGCGTGGTCTGGTGATTCTGGGCGTCCTAGCCGTGGCGGCTGTGGGCGCGGGCGTGTATTTCCTCAAGCCGGTCAATGGTCCGGCTCGTGACCTGACCCTTGTGGGCGATGTGGCGCGCGGCGACTATCTGATGCGGCTGGGTGGATGCGTCGCCTGCCATACCGATGTGGCCAATGGAAAGGCGTTCCTGTCCGGTGGCGCCGGGCTCGAAACGCAGTTTGGGACCTTCGTGCCTCCCAATATCACGTCGGACCCTGAGGCCGGTATCGGTCGCTGGACCGTGGCGCAGTTTTCCGACGCCATGAGCAATGGCATGGGGCCGCAGGGCCATCTCTACCCGGCGTTCCCCTATGAAAATTACACGATGATGAGCGACCAGGAGATCGTCGATCTCTATGCGGCGCTGATGGCGACCGAGTCAGTAAGCGAGCCGGCGGCAGAAAGCCAGGTGCCGTTTCCGTTCAATGTCCGGCTGATGATGGCGGGCTGGAAGAACCTGTTCTTCAAACCGGAGCGCTTCGTTCCCGAAGAGGGGCGGTCGGAGAGTTACAATCGCGGCAAATATCTGGCGCTGGGACCGGCGCATTGTGTCGCCTGCCATACGCCGCGCAATGCGCTGGGTGCTCTGGAGTGGGACAAGGCGATGACGGGTTCGCCGGGTGGCACGGGTGGCCGAGCTCCGGCGATCACGCGGCAGGCTCTGCTGGATGATGGTTATGACGAGGCGACGCTGGCGCAGACGCTGATGGATGGCTTTACGCCCAATTTCGACGTTCTCGGCGGGCCTATGGGCGAGGTGATCGCGGATTCGACGTCGCTGTGGACGGATGAGGATCGCGCGGCGCTGGCGGAGTATCTGCTGGCGGAGTGA
- a CDS encoding type II toxin-antitoxin system RelE/ParE family toxin, with product MPLKIRRTRLAKQDHFNIWIFIAAQNVAAADNQLDRFFEAYHLLAEYPEAGHLRADLNGLRLYPVEHYNVLYRISPGVVEIIRVLHSARDASNEILTE from the coding sequence ATGCCGCTTAAAATCCGTCGGACCCGGCTCGCCAAGCAGGACCATTTCAACATTTGGATTTTCATCGCGGCTCAAAACGTCGCCGCAGCCGACAATCAGTTGGATCGCTTTTTTGAAGCGTATCATCTGCTCGCCGAATACCCTGAAGCAGGCCATTTGAGAGCTGATCTCAATGGCCTTCGTCTCTATCCCGTGGAGCACTACAATGTGCTTTATCGCATCAGCCCCGGTGTCGTGGAAATTATCCGCGTGCTCCATTCGGCACGAGATGCAAGCAACGAAATCCTGACCGAATAA
- a CDS encoding type II toxin-antitoxin system ParD family antitoxin, translating to MPSSYSLGDHYEAFAKKLVASGRYASVSEVLRDGMRLMEEREALREWKLNELKKAIQDGIDSGFEDYTDDEDIKREGRRILAERNKSNAA from the coding sequence ATGCCATCCAGCTATTCTCTCGGCGATCACTACGAAGCCTTCGCCAAAAAGCTCGTCGCCTCTGGCCGTTACGCCAGTGTCAGCGAAGTCCTCCGCGACGGCATGCGCCTGATGGAAGAACGCGAAGCCCTGCGCGAATGGAAGCTCAACGAGCTCAAGAAAGCCATCCAGGACGGCATCGACAGCGGCTTCGAGGATTACACGGACGACGAAGACATCAAGCGGGAGGGCCGCCGCATTCTCGCTGAACGGAACAAGAGCAATGCCGCTTAA